The genomic segment TATGGAGCAAACTGAGGATTTTTTTAGCGAGTTTTTTAATGGCAAATTTCAGATAGAAGAGCCTTTTATGCTTGATGTCATCCTAAAAAATAATCAAGAAGAAGAGATACGTAAAATAGCATTTAATGATGCTGTTATAATGAGAGCAAAACCTGTATCAAATGCCTTGGTTGATGCTTATTTAAATGGAGAATATTTTAACTCTTATTTTGGAGATGGGGTTATAGCAACAACTCCTGTTGGCTCAACAGCATACAATATGAGTTCCGGTGGTTCAATAATATATCCACTCAGTGATGTATTTGCAATAACGCCTATTTGTTCTCACTCTCTAACTCAAAGACCAGTTATATTACCAAAAGATTTTTATGTAGAGTTTAAAGCCTACAAAGATGAAGTCTTGGTTATAGATGGGCAAGATACATTCAAAATGAAAGATTATGATAGTATTAAAGTTAAATTGAGTCAAAAAAGAGCAAGACTCATAAGACATATACAAAGGGATTATTTTCAAGTTTTAAAAGAAAAACTCAGATGGGGACAACAATGATAGAAAGAATTTATATAAAAAATCATTTAAGCTTTAGTGAAGTAGAAGTTAAGTTTAAAAAAGGACTTAGTGTTTTTACAGGAGTTAGTGGATCTGGAAAATCAGTGTTTATGTCTGCTATAATGAGTGCTTTTGGTCTTAGTGATAGCGAGGCAAAAGTAATAGAAGCTGATGTTAACTATCAGTTTGAAATGCAAGAATTTGGTATAGAAAACGAAGAGATAAATAGCTTCAAAATGACAAAAAACAACTCAACAAGATATTTTATAAACTCTCAAGCGATATCTAAAAAAAATCTTACAAACATAGCAAATGAACATATAAAATTTCTATCAGCAAAACAAATAAATGAATTTGAAAATGAAAGATTTTTAAATATCATAGATACATTAGCTAACGATAAAGAACACAATGAAAATTTAAAACAATTAAGACAAATTAATTTAACATATAAAAAAATAAAAAATGAGCTAGAAAAAATACAAAATGACGAAAAACAGATAGAAGAGCTTAAAGAATTTGCAAGATTTGAAATAGAAAAAATAAAAAATACAAATCCAAAAGATGGCGAATTTGAAGAGCTAATGCAAATAAAAAAAATGTTAAGCAAAAAAGATAAAATAGAACAAGCTTGGAATAAAGCTGAAAATATTTTTGAGCTTGAACATAGTGTTATAGAAGCCTTAAATATAAGTGATATAGATAGCTCTTTTTTTGAAGAAGCAATGAATGCATTAAGAATAGCAAGAGATGAGCTAAATATAGATGAACTTGATGATATAAACGTGGAAGAAATACTAGATAGAATTGAAGACTTAAACTCTATAATCAAAAGATATGGAAGCGAAAAAGAAGCAATAGCAACATTAAGAAAGAAAGAAGAAGAACTACAAAAATACGAAAACATAAGCTTTGAAAAAAAGAATTTACAAGCACAATATAGTCAAATAAGTGAACAACAAGATGAAATTTGTGAAAAAATAACAAATAAAAGAATGTCTCTACTTTCAAATCTTCAAAACATCATAAACGAATATCTAAATAATTTATACATGCAAAACATAACGCTAAAAATAGAACCTACAAAGATAAGCGAATTTGGGAAAGATCTTGTCGTGCTAACCCTAAATCAAACAAGCTTATCAAAGCTAAGTTCAGGTGAAATAAATAGACTACGACTTGCATTAATAGCAAGTGAAAGCAAGATAACAAACAGCGGAAATGGTGTAATGATACTTGATGAAATAGATGCAAATTTAAGTGGAAAAGAAGCGATGAGCATAGCAAATGTATTGGTTCAAATATCACAATTTTATCAAATTTTTGCCATATCACACCAGCCACAACTTAGTTCAAAAGCAAATTCTCATTTTTTAATAGAAAAAAAAGATAATTTATCAACTATCAAAGAGTTAACGAATCAAGAAAGAATAAACGAACTTGCTAGAATGATAAGTGGCGAACATATAAGCAATGAAGCTATACAATTTGCCAAAGAACTCTTGAAATAATAAAATATAATTAATTTTTAATTTAAGATTTATCAAAAATTTTTTTGATAAAATGTTCATGATATAATTTATATTGCATAAATAAAAAAACAAGGCACAAAACTCATGGAAAGAATTTTATTAGTTGATGACAATAAAACTTTATCAAAATTATTAGCTAGAAAAATTACAAAAGAAATTGAAAATTTAGAGATAGATGTGGCATATAGTTTTGCTGAAGCACAGTTGTTTATGAATGAAAAAGATAAATATCTATTGTCTATATTAGATCTAAACTTACCAGATGCTCCAAATGGAGAGATAGTAGACTACGCTTTATCAAGAGGGTTAAATGTAATAGTTCTAACTGGAAGTGTTGATACAAAAACAAAAGAGGAATTTCTTCAAAAAAACATAATTGATTATGTTTATAAAAGCAATGTAAACGATGTGAATTATATATTTTCAACAATAAATCGCCTTATAAAAAATAGAAAATATAAAGTTATAATAGCTGAAGACTCTATGACGCTTAGAAACTCCATAAAAAATATATTAAAAAGTTTACAATTTGAAGTCTTTGCTGCAGCTCACGGTGAAGAAGCTATTAATTATTTTGAACAAAATCCAGATGTAAAACTTATTTTATCAGATTATAACATGCCTGTTAAAAACGGGCTCGAGTTGCTGGATGAAATCAGACAAAATAAAGACAAAAATGAAGTTGGTTTTATAGCAATGACAACGCCTGATGCAAATGTTGGAACTTCAATGTTTTTAAAACATGGAGCAAACGATTTTATAGCCAAACCTTTTGAAAAAGAAGAGATAATTTGCAGAGTAAATAATACAATAGAAGCTATAGAAAACATACAACAAATAGCAGATTTTGCAAATAAAGATTTTTTAACTGGTGCCTATAATAGAAGATACTTTTTTGATAATATGCTAAACTACACAATCCACGCATATGAGCAAAATGAACAATTTGCAATAGCATTATTTGATATAGATTTTTTCAAAAATGTTAATGACACATATGGACACGATTCTGGGGACTTAGTGCTTAAATGTTTTTCTAACATGCTTATTGGGAAAACAAAAGGTAGCGACATAGTGGCTAGATTTGGCGGGGAAGAATTTTGTGTTGTGTTAAAAAACACAAGTAATGAAAATGCTGTTAAATTTTTTGTAACATTAAGAAACGAAATAGCAAATGAGCAGATAACTTTTAAAGATAAAACAATAAAAATAACATCATCAATAGGGTTGGTATTTGGAAACGAAAACTACACTTTAGAAGAATTAATGGAACTAGCAGATGAAGCCTTATATAGAGCAAAAGACAATGGCAGAAACAGAGTGGAGATAGCTAATTTATGATAATAGACACACATTGCCATCTTGATCATATAAAATATGATAGTGATTTAAGTCAAGTAATTAACAATGCTAGAAAAAACGAGATAAAAGGGTTTTTGATACCTGGCGCAGATGGTAATGACTTGGAAAAAATCGTAAGTGTTAGCGAAAAATACGATGATGTTTTTTTTGCAATAGGTGTTCATCCTTATCACAAAGACACTTTTGATAAAAAAAGACTTATGGAGTTTGCAAAACACAAAAAATGTATCGCTGTTGGTGAATGCGGATTAGATTATTACAGATTACCTACTGATGAAAATGCCAAAATAAAAGAAAAAGAGGAACAAAAAGAAATTTTTATAGAACAAATAAATATAGCAATTGAATTAAAAAAACCTCTAATATTACATATAAGAGATGCAAATGAAGATAGTTTTAATATACTTAAAAAATATTCTTCAAAACTTACAAGTGGAGCTATATTACATTGTTATAATGCCTCTCCGTTATTATTAGAGTTAGCAAAAATAGGAAATTTTTATTTTGGGATAGGTGGGGTTTTAACTTTTAAGAATGCAAAAAATTTAGTTTCAATTTTACCAAAAATACCAACAGACAGGTTATTAATAGAGACTGATTCGCCATATCTTACACCCCATCCTTACAGAGGCGAAAGAAATGAACCTTTATATACAACTTTAGTTGCAAAAAAAATGTCTGAAATTTTACAAATAGAAGAAAGTGAGATAAAAAAAATAGTATTAGATAACACAAAAAGATTATTTAAAGTTTTTAATAACTAAGGAGAAAAATGAGAAATATAATAATTAAAATACTTTTAGTATTCGCATGTATTAGTGCTGTCAATGTAAATTTGTTTGCAAATATTTCACAAGAAAATCAATTAAAAATCTTAAAACAATTAGATATACCTTACAATTTTGCAAATACAAATTATTTTAAAAATATGAACGAAAGTATTACAAAAAATCAAGTAGATGATTTTTCAAGAAAATTAAAAAGTGGATACAAATATATACCAACGATAAAAAATACTTTACAAGCAGCTAGTATGCCTGACATATTTTTTTATCTAGCAATGGTAGAATCTGGTTTTTCTAATAAGGTTATTTCAAATGCAAAAGCAGCTGGAATATGGCAATTTATGTCAACAACAGCTAAGGTTCATGGACTTAAAATAGACAAATATGTTGATGAAAGAAGAGATCCTGTAAAAGCTACAAAAGCAGCATCAGAGTATCTTAAAGGTCTAAAAAATAGATTTGGAAAATGGTATTTAGCGATATTAGCATACAATTGCGGCGAAGGAAAATTAAGAAAGGCTATAAGACAAGCAAATACTGATGATTTAGAAACTTTATTGGATCCAAAAAAAAGATATCTCCCAAAAGAAACTAGAAATTTTATAATGAAGATAATAAGAGCTTCTTTTATAGAACAAAATCAGTACTTCACTTCATCTCCTGATTTTAATTTATTAAATAAAAAAGGTGCAAAATTAATAAGAGTAGCTATTCCAGGAGGCACTTCTTTAAAAAAAATTGGAGAGAGTATAGGTGTTGGTGTTAAGAAAATAAGAGATGATAATACACATCTAAACTTCGCATTTACTCCTCCAAATGCCAAAAATTACTATGTGTATATACCTGAAAACAAAAAAGATATTTTTAATCAAAATTTCAAACCAATAAAATACAATAATAGATTTTATACATATACAGTAAAAAAAGGTGATACATTAATCGGCATATCAAAAAGCTCAGGAGTAAGTCACAAAGCAATAAAAGAATATAACGATCTAACAACAAGTAAAATAGCTATAAATCAAAAAATAATAATACCAAGATCTGATAAAAATAAATTTCAAAACTACATAGTAAGAAAAGGTGACACCTTGGAAATATTATCTAAGAAATTTAATGTAAACATAAAAGACATAAAAGAGGCAAATGCTTTTGCTAGTTCTGATATACTAACAACAGGGGCATCTATTGTCATTCCTTAAAAAAATATCATTTCTAGCTATACTTTTTTTATTAAATGGCTGTTTTTATACCAATTCATACTATCCAATTGGACCAACTAATACAAAAATAAATAATTCAAAAAGTATTCAAAAAGCAACAATGAGACCATACACAATAAATGGTAAAACATATTATCCTACAGTAGTAAAAATAGGAGATACACAAAGAGGAATGGCTAGTTGGTATGGTCCAAATTTTCATGGAAAAAAAACATCAAATGGCGAAATATTTAATATGTATAACTTAACAGCCGCCCATAAAACTTTACCGATGAACACAATCGTTAAAGTTACAAATTTAAATAATGGCAAAAATATAACAGTGAGAATAAACGATAGAGGTCCATTTGTATCAAATAGAATAATAGATCTTTCAAAAGCTGCTGCTGAAAAAATATCTATGATTTCAACAGGCACAGCACCTGTCATTTTAGATATAGTTGGCTTTGCAGGTCAAAACATTTCAGAACAAAAAAATTATCCAAGCAATCAAAGTCAAAGCATAGTTGGTGGGAATTTTATGGTTCAAATAGGTGCTTTTAGAAACAAAAATGGTGCAATAATTTATCAAAAACAACACAAACAAATATTAGGATACAAATCCATAATAAAAACATATATAATAGACAACCTTAAAATGTACAGAGTGTTTTTAACAGGTTTTAAAAGTGAAGATGAGGCTAGAGATTTTGCAAAAAGTGGTCACTTTGATGGCGCTTATATACTAAGGGATTAGGAATTAGAAATAATCTTTTTTAATTATAGTAATAATTAATATTTCTAGCACAAAGGGAATTTTATGATAGAGATAATTTTTTTAGATGTAGATGGTTGCTTAACTGATGGTAGCATAAATTACAGTTCAAACGGTGAATTGTTTAAAAGCTTCAATGTTAAAGATGGTTATGCAATAGAAGGATGGCTAAAACTTGGTAAAAAAATAGCTATAATAACTGGAAGAAAATCAGAAATAGTAGAACGTAGAGCTGAGGATTTAAAAATAACACATGTATATCAAGGTGTCAAAGATAAATTGCAAACAGCAATTGAGATATTAAATTTTGAAGGACTTGAGTTAAAAAATGCAGCCGCTATTGGAGATGACTATAATGATTTTCAGCTTTTAAACAGTGTAAAATGGAGTTTTAAGCCAAAAAATGCAATACCGGAGCTAAAAGTAAAAACAAAATTAAAAAACAAAGGTGGCAAAGGTGCCATTAGAGAAATGATAGAAATAATTATAAAAAAAGAAAATTTATACGATGAGTGGTCTAAAAATTGGTTATAAAAATATTTTACATAATAGTTACAATTTTTAGTATTTCTATGGTTTTTTTAGCATCTTCGAATCCATATATGGCTGAAAACTTTACAACCGATTTTAGTATATCAAATATACAGATAAATGATGTTGTCGATTATGAAATTGATAATGAAAAAATATCAGCAAAATATGAGGCAAAAGAGATTAACAGATACAAAGCTAACGATGAACTAGTATATTTTAGAGCAAATTTTATAAACTCTAATCTAAATAATTTCTTAAAAGCAGATAAGGCAATAATAAAAGGCGAAGAGATAAAATTGAGACAAAACGTAAATTATGAAAATAATCAAAGTTTAACATTTAAATCACAAGAAGCGATTTATCATAAAAAAGATAAAACACTTATGTCTAATACTGACTTTGTAATCACAAAAAATGAAAATAACATAACCGGAACAAATATAATATATGATTTAAATAACAAAATAACAAAAGCAAAAGGTGTCAAAATATGGATAAATCAAAATTAATAATTATATTTTTTCTAGCAATTTCAGCATTAAAGGCTCAGCAAATAGAGATAACTTCTGATAGTTTTTTTGCTGACGAGAAAAAACAAATTAGTGAATTTTTTGGAAATGTAAAGATAAAAAAAGGTGATTATGATGAGTTAAGAGCTGAAAAAGTTGTTGTAAATTTCAACAATGCAAGACAACCTATAAAATACACAGCGACAAACAATGTTTACTTTAAAGTAATGATACACGATAAAACATATGAGGGTAATGGAAATTTACTAACTTATGAGCCTCAGCAAGAAATTTACACAATTGCAGGCAAAGCACATCTAAGAGAAATCCAAACAGACAAAAATGTATATGGACAACAAATAATAGTAAATCAAAAAACTGGTGTTTATAATGTAGTAAGTTCAGAAAAACAACCAGTTAAATTTATATTTCAAGTAAAAGAAGACAAAAAGTGATAAAAATAGTTTCAGCAAATTTCATAACCTCATCGCCTA from the Campylobacter pinnipediorum subsp. pinnipediorum genome contains:
- a CDS encoding NAD(+) kinase, with the protein product MNLDYNNIKFVGLVAKKTSNFTQNFNKLKNILSKYGVEILPEESIANKLNQTGYTLEAIAKKSDFIISLGGDGTIISTCRKCCDFSPYVLGIHAGNLGFLTDITMEQTEDFFSEFFNGKFQIEEPFMLDVILKNNQEEEIRKIAFNDAVIMRAKPVSNALVDAYLNGEYFNSYFGDGVIATTPVGSTAYNMSSGGSIIYPLSDVFAITPICSHSLTQRPVILPKDFYVEFKAYKDEVLVIDGQDTFKMKDYDSIKVKLSQKRARLIRHIQRDYFQVLKEKLRWGQQ
- a CDS encoding AAA family ATPase, encoding MIERIYIKNHLSFSEVEVKFKKGLSVFTGVSGSGKSVFMSAIMSAFGLSDSEAKVIEADVNYQFEMQEFGIENEEINSFKMTKNNSTRYFINSQAISKKNLTNIANEHIKFLSAKQINEFENERFLNIIDTLANDKEHNENLKQLRQINLTYKKIKNELEKIQNDEKQIEELKEFARFEIEKIKNTNPKDGEFEELMQIKKMLSKKDKIEQAWNKAENIFELEHSVIEALNISDIDSSFFEEAMNALRIARDELNIDELDDINVEEILDRIEDLNSIIKRYGSEKEAIATLRKKEEELQKYENISFEKKNLQAQYSQISEQQDEICEKITNKRMSLLSNLQNIINEYLNNLYMQNITLKIEPTKISEFGKDLVVLTLNQTSLSKLSSGEINRLRLALIASESKITNSGNGVMILDEIDANLSGKEAMSIANVLVQISQFYQIFAISHQPQLSSKANSHFLIEKKDNLSTIKELTNQERINELARMISGEHISNEAIQFAKELLK
- a CDS encoding response regulator: MERILLVDDNKTLSKLLARKITKEIENLEIDVAYSFAEAQLFMNEKDKYLLSILDLNLPDAPNGEIVDYALSRGLNVIVLTGSVDTKTKEEFLQKNIIDYVYKSNVNDVNYIFSTINRLIKNRKYKVIIAEDSMTLRNSIKNILKSLQFEVFAAAHGEEAINYFEQNPDVKLILSDYNMPVKNGLELLDEIRQNKDKNEVGFIAMTTPDANVGTSMFLKHGANDFIAKPFEKEEIICRVNNTIEAIENIQQIADFANKDFLTGAYNRRYFFDNMLNYTIHAYEQNEQFAIALFDIDFFKNVNDTYGHDSGDLVLKCFSNMLIGKTKGSDIVARFGGEEFCVVLKNTSNENAVKFFVTLRNEIANEQITFKDKTIKITSSIGLVFGNENYTLEELMELADEALYRAKDNGRNRVEIANL
- a CDS encoding TatD family hydrolase, producing the protein MIIDTHCHLDHIKYDSDLSQVINNARKNEIKGFLIPGADGNDLEKIVSVSEKYDDVFFAIGVHPYHKDTFDKKRLMEFAKHKKCIAVGECGLDYYRLPTDENAKIKEKEEQKEIFIEQINIAIELKKPLILHIRDANEDSFNILKKYSSKLTSGAILHCYNASPLLLELAKIGNFYFGIGGVLTFKNAKNLVSILPKIPTDRLLIETDSPYLTPHPYRGERNEPLYTTLVAKKMSEILQIEESEIKKIVLDNTKRLFKVFNN
- a CDS encoding lytic transglycosylase domain-containing protein, with the translated sequence MRNIIIKILLVFACISAVNVNLFANISQENQLKILKQLDIPYNFANTNYFKNMNESITKNQVDDFSRKLKSGYKYIPTIKNTLQAASMPDIFFYLAMVESGFSNKVISNAKAAGIWQFMSTTAKVHGLKIDKYVDERRDPVKATKAASEYLKGLKNRFGKWYLAILAYNCGEGKLRKAIRQANTDDLETLLDPKKRYLPKETRNFIMKIIRASFIEQNQYFTSSPDFNLLNKKGAKLIRVAIPGGTSLKKIGESIGVGVKKIRDDNTHLNFAFTPPNAKNYYVYIPENKKDIFNQNFKPIKYNNRFYTYTVKKGDTLIGISKSSGVSHKAIKEYNDLTTSKIAINQKIIIPRSDKNKFQNYIVRKGDTLEILSKKFNVNIKDIKEANAFASSDILTTGASIVIP
- a CDS encoding septal ring lytic transglycosylase RlpA family protein, which produces MSFLKKISFLAILFLLNGCFYTNSYYPIGPTNTKINNSKSIQKATMRPYTINGKTYYPTVVKIGDTQRGMASWYGPNFHGKKTSNGEIFNMYNLTAAHKTLPMNTIVKVTNLNNGKNITVRINDRGPFVSNRIIDLSKAAAEKISMISTGTAPVILDIVGFAGQNISEQKNYPSNQSQSIVGGNFMVQIGAFRNKNGAIIYQKQHKQILGYKSIIKTYIIDNLKMYRVFLTGFKSEDEARDFAKSGHFDGAYILRD
- a CDS encoding KdsC family phosphatase, which gives rise to MIEIIFLDVDGCLTDGSINYSSNGELFKSFNVKDGYAIEGWLKLGKKIAIITGRKSEIVERRAEDLKITHVYQGVKDKLQTAIEILNFEGLELKNAAAIGDDYNDFQLLNSVKWSFKPKNAIPELKVKTKLKNKGGKGAIREMIEIIIKKENLYDEWSKNWL
- the lptC gene encoding LPS export ABC transporter periplasmic protein LptC yields the protein MVIKIFYIIVTIFSISMVFLASSNPYMAENFTTDFSISNIQINDVVDYEIDNEKISAKYEAKEINRYKANDELVYFRANFINSNLNNFLKADKAIIKGEEIKLRQNVNYENNQSLTFKSQEAIYHKKDKTLMSNTDFVITKNENNITGTNIIYDLNNKITKAKGVKIWINQN
- the lptA gene encoding lipopolysaccharide transport periplasmic protein LptA, which translates into the protein MDKSKLIIIFFLAISALKAQQIEITSDSFFADEKKQISEFFGNVKIKKGDYDELRAEKVVVNFNNARQPIKYTATNNVYFKVMIHDKTYEGNGNLLTYEPQQEIYTIAGKAHLREIQTDKNVYGQQIIVNQKTGVYNVVSSEKQPVKFIFQVKEDKK